One Hordeum vulgare subsp. vulgare chromosome 4H, MorexV3_pseudomolecules_assembly, whole genome shotgun sequence DNA window includes the following coding sequences:
- the LOC123449991 gene encoding VAN3-binding protein-like produces the protein MDMDRVCKRRAGLPPPALLLALHGMDEQMPASSTVPPPQTPMEPMEYLSRSWSVSANEISKALLLKGGTKRSFFFAPVDSPPPPRTEMEVDTSYELVTVPAPAASVEHIQHRQHLDATGRSSISCHRHSNSVTRWYFQHKETTKNGRKEKARADLAQAHAMVSVAKVSAAVAAITAATSRDNQDSKIAAAMASATKLLASHCAEAAQLAGAGHETVSSAVRSAVSVTGPGDLMTLTAAAATALRGAAALKKRVQPETRSNASVIPYEKAPLSWSPDIWCKEGKLLKRTRKGDLHKRRVSIYINKRSQVILKLKSKHMGGVLSKNNKSVVYGVYSELPEWTEPGKSLPETCCFGLSTVQGLIEFKCESRTSKQSWVHGVQNLLQQVDVADQVGHRLETLKLNWCS, from the exons ATGGACATGGACAGAGTTTGCAAGAGACGAGCGGGCTTGCCTCCTCCTGCTCTCCTTCTCGCCCTTCATGGCATGGATGAGCAGATGCCTGCGTCATCGACGGTGCCTCCGCCGCAGACACCCATGGAGCCCATGGAGTACCTGTCCAGGTCCTGGAGCGTGTCCGCCAACGAGATATCCAAGGCCCTGCTGCTCAAAGGGGGCACCAAGCGGAGCTTCTTCTTCGCCCCCGTCGACAGCCCTCCTCCGCCACGCACAGAGATGGAGGTCGACACCTCCTACGAGCTCGTCACTGTCCCTGCCCCCGCCGCTTCCGTTGAGCATATCCAGCACCGACAACAT CTGGATGCAACAGGGAGAAGCTCCATCAGCTGCCACCGCCACTCCAACTCGGTAACCAGATGGTACTTCCAGCACAAGGAGACCACCAAGAATGGCAGAAAGGAGAAGGCGCGCGCCGACCTGGCCCAGGCGCACGCCATGGTCTCCGTGGCCAAGGTGTCCGCCGCGGTTGCCGCCATCACTGCGGCCACCAGCCGGGACAACCAGGACTCCAAAATAGCTGCAGCCATGGCGTCCGCCACCAAGCTGCTGGCTTCGCACTGCGCTGAGGCAGCCCAGCTTGCAGGGGCTGGTCATGAAACGGTGTCCTCGGCTGTCCGGTCTGCGGTCAGTGTCACGGGTCCGGGTGATCTGATGACACTCACAGCCGCCGCGGCGACCG CTTTGAGAGGAGCTGCGGCGCTGAAGAAGAGGGTCCAGCCAGAGACGAGAAGCAATGCCAGCGTCATTCCTTATGAGAAGGCTCCTTTGTCCTGGAGTCCTGATATCTGGTGCAAGGAAGGCAAGCTGCTAAAACGCACAAGAAAAG GGGATTTGCACAAGAGACGGGTATCAATCTACATCAACAAGAGGTCACAG GTCATATTGAAGCTGAAGAGCAAACACATGGGAGGTGTGCTGTCAAAAAACAATAAAA GTGTAGTTTATGGGGTATATAGTGAGCTCCCAGAGTGGACTGAGCCAGGGAAATCTTTACCAGAGACATGCTGCTTTGGCTTGAGTACAGTACAAGGCTTGATTGAGTTTAAATGTGAGAGTAGAACCAGTAAACAGAGCTGGGTTCATGGTGTGCAGAATCTGCTCCAGCAGGTTGATGTAGCCGATCAAGTAGGGCACAGGCTAGAAACGCTAAAACTCAACTGGTGCAGTTAG
- the LOC123449992 gene encoding formyltetrahydrofolate deformylase 2, mitochondrial-like: MLSLARRPLSAAVPAGNLLGIHLFQCPDAVGIVAKLSECIASRGGNIHSVDVFVPDDAPVFYARSEFTYNPRLWPRDVLRTDFLHLSDCFNAQKSTVRVPDIDPKYKIAVLASKQDHCLFDLLHRWQEGRLPVDIHCVISNHDRPVDNHVMRFLQRHEIPYHYLPTTSGNKREQEILELIEGTDFVVLARYMQVMSESFLKAYGKDIINIHHGLLPSFKGGSPSRQAFNAGVKLIGATSHFVTPELDAGPIIEQMVERVSHRDTLHSFVVKSENLEKQCLAEAIKSYCELRVLPYEVMKTVVF, from the exons ATGCTCTCCCTCGCCCGCCGCCCGCTCTCCGCCGCCGTCCCCGCCGGCAACCTCCTCGGCATCCACCTCTTCCAGTGCCCC GACGCGGTGGGCATCGTGGCCAAGCTGTCCGAGTGCATCGCCTCCCGCGGCGGCAACATCCACAGCGTCGACGTCTTCGTCCCCGACGACGCCCCCGTCTTCTACGCCCGCAG TGAGTTCACCTACAACCCAAGGCTATGGCCACGCGACGTGCTTCGCACCGACTTCCTCCATCTCTCGGACTGCTTCAATGCGCAGAAATCCACCGTGCGTGTACCTGACATTGACCCCAAGTACAAGATTGCAGTCCTCGCTTCGAAGCAG gaCCATTGTTTGTTTGACTTGCTGCATAGATGGCAAGAAGGCAGGCTTCCAGTTGACATTCATTGTGTGATAAG CAACCATGATCGGCCTGTAGATAATCATGTAATGCGTTTCCTCCAGAGGCACGAAATCCCCTATCATTACTTACCAACGACTTCTGGGAATAAAAGAGAACAAGAGATATTGGAATTGATTGAAGGTACAGATTTTGTCGTGCTGGCAAGATATATGCAG GTAATGTCTGAAAGCTTTCTTAAAGCATATGGAAAAGATATTATCAATATTCACCATGGCCTTCTTCCCTCGTTCAAAGGAGGAAGTCCTTCTAGACAG GCCTTCAATGCTGGGGTGAAGTTGATTGGTGCAACTAGCCATTTTGTTACTCCGGAACTTGATGCTGGGCCAATCATTGAGCAGATG GTTGAGCGAGTTTCTCACAGAGACACGTTACATAGCTTTGTTGTGAAGTCCGAGAACCTTGAGAAGCAGTGCCTAGCAGAAGCTATCAAGTCATACTGCGAGCTCCGTGTGCTACCATATGAAGTGATGAAGACTGTTGTGTTTTGA
- the LOC123449995 gene encoding uncharacterized protein LOC123449995 yields the protein MELEAPSPARYLLGAAIMMAGVVLPLAYMIFRSKRSSSSSASAASAAASAAPSSSSSFSKQTNKGLF from the exons ATGGAGCTGGAGGCGCCGTCGCCGGCGAGGTACCTGCTGGGCGCGGCGATCATGATGGCCGGCGTCGTGCTCCCGCTCGCCTACATGATCTTCCGCAGcaagcgctcctcctcctcctccgcgtcCGCCgcatccgccgccgcctccgccgccccctcctcctcctcctccttctccaagcAGAC GAACAAGGGGCTCTTCTGA
- the LOC123449996 gene encoding coatomer subunit alpha-3-like, translated as MLTKFETKSNRVKGLAFHPRRPWILASLHSGVVQMWDYRMGTLLDRFDEHDGPVRGVHFHKTQPLFVSGGDDYKIKVWNYKTHRCLFTLHGHLDYIRTVQFHDEHPWIVSASDDQTIRVWNWQSRTCVAVLTGHNHYVMCASFHPKEDLVVSASLDQTVRVWDIGALRKKSSSPADDIMRLTQMNTDLFGGIDAVVKYVLEGHDRGVNWASFHPTLPLIVSGADDRQVKLWRMNDTKAWEVDTLRGHMNNVSCVLFHAKQDIIVSNSEDKSIRVWDATKRTGIQTFRREHDRFWVLAAHPEMNLLAAGHDSGMIVFKLERERPAFAVSGDTVFYVKDRFLRFYEYSTQKEVQVAPIRRPGSVSLNQSPRTLSYSPTENAVLICSDVDGGSYELFIVPKDSAGRADYLQDAKKGSGGSAVFIARNRFAVLEKSSNQVLVKSLKNEIVKKSPLPIATDVIYYAGTGNILCRAEDRVAIFDLQQRLVLGELQASAVKYVIWSNDMESVALLSKHAVVIANKKLVHRCTLHETIRVKSGAWDENGVFIYSTLNHIKYCLPNGDSGIIKTLDVPIYITKVAGNTIAFLDRDGKNKIITVDASEYIFKLALLRKRYDHVMSMIKNSQLCGQAVISYLQQKGFPEVALHFVKDEKTRFNLALESGNIQIAVASAKELDDKDHWYRLGIEALRQGNVGIVEYAYQRTKNFDRLAFLYLLTGYLDKVGFMSKIAGQNNNLMGQFHNALYLGDAKKRVEILENAGQLPLAYVTAATHGLTEIADRLAGELGEDVPSLPEGKTRSLLIPPAPLTSCGDWPLLRVMRGIFEGGLDATGRAEQEEDYDDAGGDWGDEDLEIVDASAVIENGDAGHADESETNEEDGEEEGGWDLEDLELPPEADTPKATGAARSALFVAPTPGMPVSQIWTQKSSLAGEHAAAGNFDTAMRLLSRQLGIKNFAPLKALFLDAHMGSHTFLRAFASAPVIPVAVEKGWSESASPNVRGPPALVFSFAQMDDKLKAAYKATTEGKFPEALRQFLNILYTIPLLVVDSRREVDEVKELIEIVREYVLGLRMEVKRKELKNDATRQQELAAYFTNCKLQKVHMRLVLTSAMGLCFKGGNYATAANFARMLLDNGPNEAQAKKARQVLQACGDRKDAHQLNYDFRNPFVVCGATFVPIYRGQKDVSCPYCASRFVPSVEGQLCSICELSVVGADASGLLCSPTQSR; from the exons GTGACGATTACAAGATCAAAGTGTGGAACTACAAGACGCACCGCTGCCTCTTCACGCTCCATGGCCACCTTGACTACATCCGCACTGTCCAGTTCCACGACGAGCACCCGTGGATCGTCAGTGCCAGCGACGACCAGACAATCCGTGTCTGGAACTGGCAGTCGCGCACCTGCGTGGCGGTGCTGACGGGGCACAATCACTATGTCATGTGTGCTTCCTTCCATCCCAAGGAGGACCTGGTCGTGTCAGCGTCTCTGGATCAGACCGTCCGGGTGTGGGATATTGGCGCTCTCAGGAAGAAGTCGTCGTCCCCAGCCGATGACATCATGCGTCTCACCCAGATGAACACTGATCTGTTTGGAGGCATCGATGCTGTGGTCAAGTATGTCTTGGAGGGTCATGACCGCGGGGTCAACTGGGCCTCGTTTCATCCTACCCTGCCACTTATTGTTTCTGGGGCAGATGACCGGCAAGTGAAACTCTGGAGGATGAATG ATACAAAGGCATGGGAGGTTGATACTCTTAGAGGTCACATGAACAATGTCTCCTGTGTATTGTTCCACGCGAAGCAGGACATCATCGTATCCAACTCAGAAGACAAGAGTATCCGTGTCTGGGATGCCACAAAGAGAACTGGTATCCAGACATTCAGGCGGGAGCATGACCGCTTCTGGGTCCTTGCTGCTCACCCTGAAATGAATCTTCTTGCAGCTGGTCATGATAGTGGCATGATTGTGTTTAAGTTGGAGAGAGAGCGCCCAGCTTTCGCCGTTAGTGGTGATacagttttctatgtgaaggaccgcTTCCTCCGTTTCTATGAGTACTCTACACAGAAGGAGGTCCAGGTGGCTCCGATAAGAAGGCCTGGGTCAGTCAGCTTGAATCAGTCACCAAGGACATTATCATATAGCCCAACTGAGAATGCTGTCTTGATCTGCTCTGATGTTGATGGGGGCTCATATGAACTCTTCATTGTTCCTAAAGATTCTGCTGGCAGGGCCGATTATTTGCAGGATGCAAAGAAGGGATCTGGCGGTTCTGCAGTTTTCATAGCCCGGAACCGGTTTGCAGTCCTGGAGAAGAGCAGCAACCAGGTTTTAGTGAAGAGTCTTAAGAATGAGATTGTGAAGAAAAGCCCTCTTCCTATCGCAACTGATGTTATTTACTATGCTGGAACCGGTAACATATTGTGCAGAGCTGAAGACAGGGTGGCCATCTTTGATTTGCAGCAGCGGCTTGTTCTTGGTGAACTCCAGGCATCTGCTGTTAAGTATGTGATCTGGTCAAATGATATGGAGTCTGTTGCACTTCTCAGCAAACATGCTGTGGTCATTGCAAACAAGAAGCTTGTCCATCGCTGCACACTTCACGAAACCATACGTGTAAAGAGTGGTGCCTGGGATGAAAATGGTGTGTTCATATATTCCACTCTGAACCATATCAAGTACTGCCTTCCTAATGGGGACAGTGGCATTATCAAAACACTTGATGTGCCTATTTACATAACCAAGGTTGCAGGGAACACCATTGCCTTCCTGGACCGTGATGGAAAGAACAAGATTATTACAGTTGATGCTTCTGAATACATTTTCAAGCTGGCCCTTCTACGGAAGCGCTATGATCATGTTATGAGTATGATTAAGAACTCACAGCTGTGTGGGCAGGCGGTCATTTCTTATCTGCAACAGAAAGGATTTCCAGAAGTTGCTCTCCACTTTGTGAAAGATGAAAAGACCAGATTTAACTTGGCCCTTGAAAGCGGGAACATCCAAATCGCCGTTGCTTCCGCAAAGGAGCTTGATGACAAGGATCACTGGTACAGGTTGGGAATCGAGGCTCTGAGGCAGGGAAATGTTGGTATTGTTGAATATGCATACCAGCGGACAAAGAATTTTGACAGGCTTGCTTTTCTTTATCTCCTAACTGGTTACTTGGACAAGGTGGGCTTTATGTCTAAGATAGCTGGGCAGAATAACAATTTGATGGGCCAGTTCCACAATGCATTGTATCTTGGAGATGCTAAGAAAAGAGTTGAGATCTTGGAGAATGCAGGACAGCTACCTCTAGCATATGTGACTGCTGCCACTCATGGGCTCACTGAAATTGCTGATAGGCTTGCTGGTGAGTTAGGTGAAGATGTGCCTTCTCTACCTGAAGGGAAAACTAGATCACTTTTAATCCCTCCAGCACCTCTCACATCCTGTGGTGATTGGCCATTGTTGAGGGTGATGCGTGGTATTTTTGAGGGTGGACTAGATGCTACTGGGAGGGCAGAGCAGGAGGAAGATTATGATGATGCTGGTGGTGATTGGGGTGATGAAGACCTGGAAATTGTTGATGCAAGTGCTGTGATAGAAAATGGAGATGCTGGCCATGCCGATGAAAGTGAAACAAATGAAGAGGATGGGGAAGAGGAAGGTGGCTGGGACCTGGAAGATCTGGAATTGCCGCCGGAGGCAGATACACCAAAAGCTACTGGTGCGGCCCGTTCTGCTTTGTTTGTGGCTCCCACACCTGGCATGCCTGTCAGTCAAATTTGGACTCAGAAGTCATCTCTTGCTGGGGAGCATGCTGCAGCTGGGAATTTTGACACAGCAATGCGTCTGCTTAGCCGCCAATTGGGCATCAAGAACTTTGCTCCTCTGAAGGCCTTGTTTCTTGATGCGCATATGGGCAGTCACACCTTTCTGCGTGCATTTGCAAGTGCTCCAGTAATACCTGTTGCTGTTGAGAAAGGCTGGAGTGAATCTGCTAGTCCCAATGTGAGGGGCCCACCTGCACTTGTGTTTAGCTTCGCGCAAATGGACGACAAGCTGAAGGCCGCATACAAAGCCACAACCGAGGGCAAATTCCCAGAAGCACTGAGGCAGTTCCTCAACATCCTATACACCATCCCTCTTCTCGTCGTCGACTCGCGGAGAGAGGTCGATGAAGTGAAGGAGCTTATCGAGATAGTGAGGGAGTACGTCCTTGGTCTCAGGATGGAAGTCAAGAGGAAGGAGCTGAAAAACGACGCCACCCGGCAACAGGAGCTGGCTGCCTACTTCACCAACTGCAAGCTACAGAAGGTCCACATGCGCCTGGTCCTCACCAGCGCCATGGGCCTCTGCTTCAAGGGCGGGAACTACGCCACCGCGGCAAACTTTGCCCGCATGCTCCTGGACAATGGCCCGAACGAGGCCCAGGCAAAGAAGGCCCGACAGGTCCTGCAGGCCTGCGGTGACAGGAAGGACGCCCACCAGCTGAACTACGACTTCAGAAACCCGTTCGTCGTCTGCGGGGCAACCTTTGTCCCGATCTACCGCGGGCAGAAGGACGTCTCCTGCCCCTACTGCGCGTCCCGGTTCGTGCCCTCAGTCGAGGGTCAGCTGTGCAGCATATGCGAGCTCTCGGTGGTCGGGGCGGACGCCTCAGGCCTCCTCTGCTCCCCTACACAATCGAGATAA